Proteins encoded in a region of the Paenibacillus pedocola genome:
- a CDS encoding ABC transporter ATP-binding protein: protein MAYHIQVQHLSKTYRVPVRKAGLRSAVRSLIRPQFSEVKAVDDVSFTIERGEMVGFIGPNGAGKTTTLKMLSGLLYPTSGEVTAAGFTPWQRNSQYLKKISMLMGNRSQLQWNNTVYDTMYIFKEIYGVSAEDFKKHLGELTEMFDVGDLMNKRARNLSLGERSKCEFIISLLHKPEILYLDEPTLGMDVTMQLRLRQYMKEYNQKYGTTVILTSHYMSDITSLCSRVLLINSGNLIYDGKLSSLTDKLTPFRVIRLTLEEENPRLCGESLQTGGIPAELIENNGNEYTLRVNKEEAVKASAMLMSRYALIDFGIADPPVESVIDKIYAEGITV from the coding sequence ATGGCGTATCATATCCAAGTACAACATTTATCGAAAACCTATCGTGTCCCAGTCAGGAAGGCTGGACTTCGTTCGGCCGTCCGCAGTCTAATTCGTCCACAATTCAGCGAGGTCAAAGCGGTTGATGATGTGAGCTTTACCATAGAGCGCGGGGAGATGGTGGGTTTCATCGGACCGAATGGGGCGGGCAAGACTACAACACTCAAAATGCTGTCCGGACTGCTCTACCCCACATCGGGCGAAGTCACGGCGGCGGGTTTCACCCCATGGCAGCGGAATTCCCAATATCTCAAAAAAATCAGCATGCTTATGGGAAATCGCAGTCAGTTGCAGTGGAATAACACCGTATATGATACGATGTACATTTTCAAAGAGATCTACGGGGTCTCAGCAGAGGATTTCAAAAAGCATCTGGGGGAGCTCACCGAAATGTTCGATGTGGGAGACCTCATGAACAAACGTGCACGCAACCTCTCGCTTGGTGAACGTTCAAAGTGTGAGTTTATTATTTCCCTTCTGCATAAGCCGGAAATTTTGTATCTGGATGAGCCGACGCTGGGGATGGACGTAACGATGCAATTAAGGCTGAGGCAATATATGAAGGAATATAATCAGAAATATGGTACAACGGTTATTCTAACCAGTCATTATATGTCGGATATCACCTCTCTTTGCTCCAGAGTCCTGTTAATCAACAGCGGGAACCTGATCTATGACGGCAAGCTGTCCAGCCTGACGGATAAGCTCACGCCGTTCCGGGTAATCCGGCTGACGCTTGAGGAAGAGAATCCGCGGCTGTGCGGGGAAAGCCTTCAGACGGGCGGGATTCCGGCAGAATTGATCGAAAATAATGGCAATGAGTATACGCTTCGGGTGAACAAAGAGGAGGCGGTAAAAGCAAGTGCAATGCTGATGAGCAGGTATGCCCTGATTGATTTTGGCATCGCGGATCCCCCGGTCGAATCGGTGATTGATAAAATATACGCGGAGGGGATTACCGTATGA
- a CDS encoding AraC family transcriptional regulator, whose amino-acid sequence MDKAVRFTKSIAFIEEHLQGDIDLELAAQAGFTSLMQLYRDCYTYTGHSVKEYIRKRRLSSALGLIKCSELPLAEIAYACGYSSQQALCKYVKSATAMTPLEYRKSETCYFFPRFGSEPVRPVTVTAETIPTTIHTNFYDPKLCGMEQRALRALHELLPGYIGRIFGRNGQQQDGLFCYELAVEYDLIVLSELKRSIFQGAAIHPEIRQTFAKTSVINDETEIGLAWNYLYMNWLRTSMFMQAAESYFEEYIYKGGEVKKLILYLPVKRRTDYNKISREFCAGLLFLVSSQSGEQAEEAASAAVMNYLLLVKPEAIRTVREFYVARSGTDCTCGVRIEQALELPLNSGLEILRVAEGSYAVLESSGSSDSGVLEELLDRYISENGWSRDNGTAFTTYETGGRHEPEKIQMKVWIRMKHVKNR is encoded by the coding sequence ATGGACAAAGCCGTCAGGTTCACAAAATCCATAGCGTTCATAGAGGAACATTTACAAGGCGACATTGATCTGGAGCTGGCCGCACAGGCCGGATTCACATCCCTGATGCAGCTGTATCGGGATTGTTACACCTATACCGGTCATTCGGTTAAGGAATACATCCGCAAACGCCGGCTGTCGAGCGCACTCGGTCTGATTAAATGTTCGGAGCTCCCACTCGCCGAGATTGCATATGCTTGCGGTTACAGCTCCCAGCAGGCCTTATGCAAATACGTAAAATCAGCCACCGCAATGACTCCATTAGAATACCGTAAGAGTGAAACCTGCTACTTCTTCCCCAGATTCGGCAGCGAACCGGTAAGGCCGGTAACCGTTACTGCAGAAACGATCCCCACGACCATACACACCAACTTCTATGATCCCAAGCTATGCGGCATGGAACAGCGGGCACTACGTGCGCTGCACGAACTTTTACCCGGATACATAGGCAGAATTTTTGGCAGAAACGGACAGCAGCAGGACGGATTATTTTGTTATGAGCTCGCTGTAGAGTATGACCTTATCGTGCTGAGTGAGCTAAAACGCAGTATTTTTCAAGGAGCTGCTATCCATCCGGAAATCCGGCAGACCTTCGCCAAAACGAGCGTTATCAATGATGAGACGGAGATTGGGCTGGCCTGGAATTATCTGTATATGAATTGGCTGAGAACCAGCATGTTCATGCAGGCTGCCGAGAGTTATTTTGAAGAGTACATCTATAAAGGCGGTGAAGTGAAAAAGCTCATTTTGTATTTACCGGTGAAGAGGCGGACGGATTACAACAAGATCAGCAGGGAATTCTGTGCAGGCTTACTGTTCCTGGTATCCTCCCAAAGCGGGGAGCAGGCAGAGGAAGCGGCTTCTGCAGCGGTAATGAATTACCTTTTGCTGGTTAAGCCTGAGGCTATAAGAACTGTGAGGGAGTTTTATGTAGCCCGGAGCGGTACGGACTGCACCTGCGGAGTAAGGATTGAACAGGCGCTGGAGCTTCCGCTGAATAGCGGGCTGGAGATTCTGCGGGTTGCCGAAGGCAGCTATGCAGTACTTGAGAGCAGCGGCAGCAGTGACAGCGGGGTGCTCGAGGAGCTGTTGGACCGCTATATCAGCGAGAACGGATGGAGCAGGGACAACGGGACTGCTTTTACAACGTATGAGACAGGCGGCAGGCATGAACCGGAGAAGATACAGATGAAAGTATGGATCCGGATGAAACATGTTAAAAACCGATAA
- a CDS encoding ABC transporter permease codes for MNIRGGMAMIRGQLFSFLSEKAFFWTLAVGWMTGPIIYMMVWATAASSGTIGGYDRNAFVLYYLCLILINQMTYPTTHWSTAQAIHNGSISSALLRPLPLIYGAIGQEAAVKIVCVPFVAAVVVVAGLLFGVQVSFTFTHLAAGLAALALALLIRFLLAYILSLLAFWTQQSGALLNVNETFIFLFGGQVAPLALFPDKLSHLTYILPYRYMISFPVEALMGTLSSRELTQGFMMQLIWAAVLMLVHYVINRYGQKKYSAVGG; via the coding sequence ATGAATATCCGTGGCGGAATGGCTATGATTCGGGGGCAGCTCTTCAGCTTTCTGTCGGAAAAGGCCTTCTTCTGGACGCTTGCCGTTGGCTGGATGACAGGGCCAATCATCTATATGATGGTTTGGGCGACGGCAGCGTCATCGGGCACCATCGGAGGGTACGACAGAAATGCCTTTGTTTTGTACTACCTGTGCCTTATCCTCATCAATCAGATGACGTATCCGACGACACATTGGTCAACAGCTCAAGCCATACACAATGGTTCAATATCCTCTGCGTTGCTGCGCCCCTTGCCGCTAATTTATGGGGCAATCGGACAGGAGGCGGCAGTCAAAATAGTGTGTGTTCCGTTTGTCGCCGCTGTTGTTGTGGTAGCGGGCTTATTATTCGGTGTACAGGTCAGCTTTACGTTCACACACCTGGCTGCGGGCCTGGCGGCGCTGGCACTTGCACTACTGATTCGATTTCTGCTCGCCTATATCCTATCGCTTCTTGCTTTTTGGACGCAGCAATCAGGTGCTCTGTTGAATGTCAACGAGACCTTCATCTTTCTCTTTGGCGGACAGGTGGCTCCGCTTGCCCTGTTTCCGGATAAGCTTAGCCATCTCACCTACATATTGCCCTACCGTTACATGATTTCCTTCCCGGTCGAAGCGTTAATGGGAACGCTGTCAAGCCGGGAGTTGACTCAGGGCTTTATGATGCAGCTGATCTGGGCGGCTGTTCTAATGCTTGTGCATTACGTTATCAACCGCTACGGTCAAAAAAAATATTCGGCAGTGGGAGGCTGA
- a CDS encoding HEAT repeat domain-containing protein has protein sequence MMFKKDLLDKKSLLKELDSLGHSDRIRTVAMLGRNHMKSAEYPELLASLLKGGVYEAQLAIIGAIATQNANIIVSALKHPKATIRHQAAGLLAKVASNIEIERELPDLSQEGRRKLLRNISFVNRQELAERLLPVVYARWGAAEASILLPACHQETVSKWLTDIGYAVGNWGKLASRHLDVVAAYFRTTLEGTSPREKGAVWWRFASAIEALCKAKPDLVLECAMNHGPMGVIHPELRKHLGTLVRVNPDAVYRLLTRQESRSSLLSHGVPEGILNRKKYFSIAQWIEIAKLLADTPVHLAKLLDSIAPSSRKVIFEAVYEEDKRQERIFPERLLQQLPHVVRDQEATRMLGLREIYDNREKTIRITACRSIHHSREPLEKAAYASNADERAMALVQLIKSTALSRQGMDETLVFLGRIKNDQDPVRCAVMTELTGTPASMFTDENVEDLTVLVDSVVEARDTSYATRSATQALAFVIMRFNAGNPGSGIFKFALSTIVKLAKQSGQLTLPSLQDNFPRGIEERLFEEIYPLAAASNRREEYNLLFSLANSFGKRGYGISKLQDLLKEAVKAKTAATSARAARYWLASPATRDERVRELLTLDKSFITIFEVFRHIHLKRQEWLDPFISGAAIKGKFLTGKTIYMVPAADGFSRWLPRQQESFRSLIERVASDAKRSLQERSTAIKVMAAMPELSTDKLAEFLEDENIAIVEAALYAHSLLEEPEKALLVLMANLDGDRARVAMYSIPRCIRRVNPAVLASVLKELLDRDKLKITVRKEAIRLLGAYRSSDSIPVLMNEIEKPNAHKDVIIAIGHAARQLLDDERAWEILSRMASSSQSDIAKSILFQQPNELPADYRSRYLELIIKIAGHTDPDTGRLALNSMIRWSNGNEGVIAEATAKFIVDLADSSRWNTAMNTLTEICRDGVVNELVIGVFKSLASVTVREDWNANAKRDLPHRQRLLKFADKLAALPKNTRVNLVPLYKGIIDCLAPDETLMQPVMKLYVASIDWTHVAESVVYLNTIVNCVSNQRRLLDNAYMQIAQNLNDSKGYWIPETLLGIVEVLWSQGSYEAQWLGLSLLEVAGSELLWSPDCTRLLKLYRNHPNIELRSLALDIWTVID, from the coding sequence ATGATGTTCAAAAAAGATCTATTAGATAAAAAGAGTTTACTCAAAGAATTAGATTCACTGGGACATTCAGACAGAATCCGTACGGTGGCCATGCTGGGCCGTAATCATATGAAATCAGCCGAGTACCCGGAATTGCTCGCTTCGTTACTGAAGGGGGGAGTCTACGAGGCTCAGCTTGCCATAATTGGCGCTATTGCCACACAGAATGCCAACATCATTGTGTCAGCATTAAAGCATCCTAAGGCTACTATTCGACATCAGGCTGCTGGTCTTCTAGCCAAAGTGGCTTCAAATATTGAGATTGAACGTGAACTCCCGGATTTATCACAGGAAGGCCGCCGTAAATTGCTGCGCAATATTTCATTTGTTAACCGTCAGGAATTGGCGGAGCGGCTGCTGCCTGTTGTATACGCCCGGTGGGGGGCGGCGGAGGCCTCCATTTTACTGCCTGCATGTCATCAGGAAACAGTCAGTAAATGGCTTACCGATATTGGATATGCTGTTGGAAATTGGGGTAAGTTGGCCAGCCGTCATCTGGATGTGGTTGCAGCGTATTTCAGAACGACTTTAGAAGGTACATCCCCTAGGGAAAAGGGAGCTGTCTGGTGGAGGTTTGCTTCTGCAATCGAAGCTTTATGCAAGGCAAAGCCGGATTTGGTGCTCGAATGTGCTATGAATCATGGACCGATGGGGGTCATCCATCCTGAACTGAGGAAACATCTGGGCACTTTAGTCCGCGTAAATCCGGATGCCGTATACAGGCTGCTAACCCGGCAGGAGTCACGAAGCAGTCTGCTTTCTCATGGGGTGCCGGAAGGCATATTAAATAGAAAAAAATACTTTTCTATCGCTCAGTGGATAGAAATAGCCAAATTACTTGCAGATACTCCCGTCCATCTGGCGAAATTACTGGACAGTATCGCTCCTTCAAGCCGTAAAGTGATTTTCGAGGCGGTATATGAAGAGGATAAGCGTCAAGAGCGTATTTTTCCGGAACGGTTACTGCAGCAGCTGCCGCATGTTGTGCGCGATCAGGAAGCCACCCGAATGCTTGGTCTGCGTGAAATCTATGATAACCGGGAAAAAACGATTAGGATTACTGCCTGCCGTTCTATTCATCATTCTAGAGAGCCCCTGGAAAAAGCCGCATATGCATCTAATGCAGACGAACGTGCAATGGCACTCGTACAGCTGATTAAGAGTACTGCGTTATCAAGACAGGGTATGGATGAGACTCTAGTCTTTCTGGGACGCATCAAAAATGATCAGGACCCGGTACGTTGTGCGGTAATGACAGAGCTAACTGGCACTCCTGCGTCTATGTTTACGGATGAGAATGTAGAAGACCTTACTGTTCTTGTTGATAGTGTCGTGGAGGCCAGAGATACTTCATATGCTACAAGGTCTGCCACTCAGGCACTAGCATTTGTAATCATGCGGTTTAATGCAGGGAATCCCGGAAGCGGGATCTTTAAGTTTGCTTTAAGCACGATCGTAAAGTTAGCCAAGCAGAGCGGGCAGCTTACCCTGCCGTCCTTACAGGACAATTTCCCCCGGGGGATAGAAGAACGTTTGTTTGAAGAGATTTATCCGCTGGCGGCCGCGTCCAATCGCAGAGAAGAATACAATTTGCTGTTCAGCCTGGCGAACTCTTTTGGCAAAAGGGGCTATGGCATCTCAAAGCTTCAGGACTTGCTAAAGGAAGCGGTAAAGGCGAAAACAGCAGCTACCTCAGCACGGGCGGCAAGATATTGGCTTGCTTCTCCTGCAACAAGGGATGAAAGAGTAAGAGAACTATTAACCCTGGACAAATCTTTTATCACCATATTTGAAGTGTTCCGTCATATACATCTTAAACGCCAGGAGTGGCTGGATCCGTTTATTTCGGGAGCTGCTATTAAAGGCAAATTTTTAACGGGGAAAACCATTTATATGGTGCCGGCTGCAGATGGGTTTAGCAGGTGGCTGCCGCGTCAGCAAGAGTCCTTCCGGTCTCTGATTGAAAGAGTTGCTTCCGATGCCAAACGAAGTTTACAGGAGCGCTCTACAGCGATAAAGGTAATGGCAGCAATGCCTGAACTCAGCACAGATAAGCTGGCAGAGTTCTTGGAAGATGAGAACATAGCTATAGTAGAAGCAGCTCTTTATGCACATTCGTTATTGGAGGAGCCCGAAAAGGCACTTCTTGTTCTAATGGCGAATTTGGATGGAGACAGAGCCCGTGTGGCCATGTACTCCATCCCAAGATGCATCCGCAGAGTGAATCCGGCCGTATTGGCTTCCGTGCTTAAAGAACTGTTAGACCGCGACAAGCTGAAAATCACAGTCAGAAAAGAAGCGATTCGGCTACTCGGTGCTTATAGAAGCAGTGACAGCATACCGGTATTGATGAATGAGATCGAAAAACCAAATGCACATAAGGACGTAATCATTGCCATAGGGCACGCAGCGAGACAGCTGTTAGATGATGAACGCGCCTGGGAGATTTTAAGCAGAATGGCTTCTTCCTCACAGAGTGATATTGCAAAAAGTATATTATTCCAACAGCCGAATGAGCTTCCCGCAGACTATAGATCAAGATATTTGGAACTAATTATTAAGATTGCAGGTCATACCGACCCGGATACCGGAAGGCTTGCCCTGAACAGTATGATCCGCTGGTCTAATGGAAATGAAGGGGTCATCGCAGAGGCCACAGCGAAGTTTATCGTGGATTTGGCAGATAGCTCCAGATGGAATACTGCAATGAATACGCTAACCGAAATATGCCGTGATGGTGTAGTCAATGAGCTGGTAATAGGTGTGTTCAAGAGCTTGGCCAGTGTCACAGTAAGAGAGGATTGGAATGCCAATGCCAAAAGAGATTTGCCTCACCGGCAACGCCTGTTGAAATTTGCAGACAAACTGGCAGCACTGCCGAAGAACACACGCGTAAACCTTGTGCCTTTGTATAAGGGGATTATTGACTGTCTGGCACCGGATGAGACATTAATGCAGCCTGTAATGAAGTTGTATGTAGCTTCCATCGATTGGACCCATGTAGCGGAATCCGTTGTTTACTTGAATACTATTGTGAATTGTGTCTCCAATCAGCGGCGTCTTTTGGACAATGCCTATATGCAGATTGCGCAAAATCTAAATGACAGCAAGGGGTATTGGATTCCGGAGACGCTATTGGGAATTGTAGAGGTATTATGGTCTCAAGGCAGTTACGAAGCTCAATGGCTTGGACTATCCTTGCTAGAAGTTGCAGGGAGCGAGTTGTTGTGGAGCCCGGATTGTACCCGCCTATTAAAATTATATAGAAATCATCCAAACATTGAGCTTCGCTCACTTGCGTTAGATATTTGGACGGTAATAGATTAG
- a CDS encoding MerR family transcriptional regulator, with protein sequence MAEQWGHFEMILESAMSRRGIGSGRLAQLAQVQRSQLQLYITNEIKRPDLGVLARICTALGCEIGEVMKYIPPEAPAKPKPLLKQGADLLYTTGQIAQELGVHPNTIRFYEQIGLLSPVERSNNHYRQFTHRHLAQLRICRLIFGTPFTNRTLRNTAFSVLTALKPWDVQLALTHATAYQHLLENEYASALETASLLKNWTEKRQLPSTGNVYTHKEAASLLGVTPEVLRNWERNGLIDIPRERNQARVYGDSELARLRIIYMLRQNHYSIAAIQRSLLFFDSGNSAGAILALNQPTADSEIEFISAGDHWLETLGHLSISANKIKQIVMELQ encoded by the coding sequence ATGGCGGAGCAGTGGGGACATTTCGAAATGATTCTAGAATCTGCTATGAGCAGGAGAGGAATCGGCAGCGGCAGGCTGGCCCAGCTTGCACAGGTTCAGAGAAGCCAGCTTCAGCTGTACATCACCAATGAGATTAAGCGGCCGGATCTTGGGGTGCTGGCCAGAATCTGCACAGCTCTCGGATGTGAAATTGGGGAGGTAATGAAGTATATTCCGCCCGAAGCCCCCGCGAAGCCAAAACCGCTCCTCAAACAAGGGGCAGATCTCCTTTATACGACCGGGCAAATCGCACAGGAACTGGGCGTACACCCCAATACGATCAGATTTTATGAACAAATCGGGCTGCTCTCACCGGTAGAGCGCTCGAACAACCACTATCGTCAATTTACACACCGGCATCTTGCGCAGCTTCGGATTTGCAGATTAATCTTTGGCACCCCCTTTACCAACCGCACCTTACGAAATACTGCTTTTTCGGTATTAACCGCGCTTAAACCCTGGGACGTACAGCTCGCTTTAACCCATGCAACAGCCTATCAGCATCTTCTGGAGAATGAATATGCCTCAGCGCTGGAAACCGCATCACTGCTCAAGAACTGGACCGAAAAAAGGCAGCTGCCGTCCACAGGAAATGTATATACTCACAAGGAAGCAGCCTCTTTGCTGGGGGTCACACCGGAAGTATTACGCAACTGGGAGCGCAACGGGCTGATCGATATTCCACGCGAGCGTAACCAGGCCCGGGTCTACGGGGATAGCGAACTGGCACGGCTCCGCATTATCTATATGCTCAGGCAAAATCATTACAGCATAGCCGCGATCCAGCGCAGCCTGCTCTTTTTCGACAGCGGCAACAGCGCCGGGGCCATCCTTGCACTCAACCAGCCCACAGCGGATTCCGAAATTGAATTTATCAGTGCAGGCGATCATTGGCTGGAGACCCTTGGTCATTTGTCTATAAGCGCCAACAAAATAAAACAAATTGTCATGGAGCTACAATAG
- a CDS encoding VOC family protein — MNVTPTLHFSGQCEEAISLYQKAFDLKTSFILHYTDADPSDWNVSLTTEQQAYVYHSEGYIGGQRFMLADEIGPDAPKSNSLFLTVTFETADQVKQAYEVLTDGGSIIHPLRSTTYSSCMASVVDKFGFRWGLMTEQTER; from the coding sequence ATGAATGTCACCCCCACACTTCACTTTTCCGGACAATGCGAAGAAGCAATCAGCTTGTACCAGAAGGCTTTTGACCTAAAAACCAGTTTCATCTTGCATTACACCGATGCGGACCCGAGCGACTGGAACGTCAGCTTAACAACAGAACAGCAAGCGTATGTATATCATTCGGAGGGTTATATCGGCGGACAGCGTTTCATGCTTGCGGATGAAATCGGGCCGGATGCACCTAAGAGCAACTCTCTATTCCTTACGGTGACTTTTGAAACTGCGGATCAGGTAAAACAGGCTTACGAAGTTCTAACGGACGGAGGCAGCATCATTCATCCCTTGCGCAGCACGACCTACAGTTCCTGTATGGCTTCAGTCGTGGATAAGTTTGGCTTCCGCTGGGGGCTGATGACGGAGCAAACGGAGAGATAG
- a CDS encoding phosphotransferase enzyme family protein, which produces MFTESDYVIIAQEALKKYDLGITELVYLGKSDSVTFRVNSSHENSGYLLKLHYSDSANRTKDVIESELHWLEALSNDTDLIVPAPVRNGDHELITVISYGTEESLNVTCYRWVDGEVLDREPTVQEVSKLALLMSALHQHSMQWEIPEGFVRPVYHVESLMSSLAQLHKQISSGLLTDEQFTLLESTARRITEVIGQQPLTPEHWGIIHSDLHESNYVFHHQDPRPIDFSACGYGFYLFDIAETFLHLLPDNRKAFISAYKQHHQLPADYVNLLESYFIWAILRNFAFLSVNPLEHEDLSRTIPYVIGHYCQKYLNGEPFLLN; this is translated from the coding sequence GTGTTCACGGAGAGCGACTATGTAATCATTGCGCAAGAAGCGTTGAAGAAATACGATTTGGGGATCACTGAGCTGGTCTACCTGGGTAAAAGCGATAGTGTAACCTTTCGGGTTAACTCTTCTCATGAGAACTCGGGTTATCTTCTTAAGCTTCACTACTCAGATAGCGCAAACAGAACCAAAGACGTCATCGAATCAGAGCTCCACTGGCTGGAAGCTTTATCTAATGATACAGACCTAATCGTCCCTGCACCTGTAAGAAACGGGGATCATGAATTGATTACCGTTATCTCATACGGAACAGAAGAATCTTTGAACGTCACCTGCTACCGCTGGGTCGATGGCGAAGTCCTGGATAGAGAACCGACAGTCCAAGAGGTGTCTAAGCTGGCTCTCTTAATGTCTGCGCTACATCAACACTCAATGCAATGGGAGATTCCGGAAGGTTTTGTCCGTCCGGTCTATCATGTGGAGAGTTTAATGTCCTCACTAGCACAATTACATAAACAAATCTCCAGCGGCTTGCTCACCGATGAACAATTCACTTTGCTCGAATCCACAGCCCGCAGAATTACAGAAGTTATAGGACAGCAGCCATTAACGCCAGAGCATTGGGGAATCATCCATTCCGATCTTCATGAGAGTAATTATGTGTTTCATCACCAAGACCCCAGACCGATTGATTTCTCCGCCTGCGGTTACGGGTTTTACCTGTTTGATATTGCGGAGACCTTCCTGCATCTCCTGCCCGACAACCGGAAAGCATTCATCTCTGCTTATAAGCAGCACCACCAGCTGCCGGCAGACTATGTGAACCTGCTCGAGAGCTATTTCATATGGGCTATTCTCAGAAACTTTGCCTTCCTCTCTGTAAATCCGCTGGAGCATGAAGATTTGTCCCGCACCATCCCCTATGTTATCGGGCACTATTGCCAGAAATATCTTAACGGGGAGCCCTTCTTGCTTAACTAA
- a CDS encoding ClbS/DfsB family four-helix bundle protein: MASYEYTSKQNLTETIHTLYLLLDAEFAEINDNHKDLRIPEVDRTPAEMIAYQLGWLHLVMGWDKAELEGHSVCMPSPLYQWNQLGGLYQSFYTEYAAYSLAELRELFRQAEQQWLAWIGTLTEEELFTQGIRGWTGSKDNWPMVRWIHINSAAPFKSFRAKIRKWKKHLSSRNNMVEY, encoded by the coding sequence ATGGCAAGCTATGAATACACATCCAAACAGAATTTAACGGAAACCATCCATACCCTTTACCTGTTGCTGGACGCCGAATTTGCAGAAATCAATGACAATCACAAAGATTTGCGGATACCCGAAGTGGATCGGACACCCGCCGAGATGATCGCCTATCAGCTGGGCTGGCTTCATTTGGTGATGGGTTGGGACAAGGCGGAGCTTGAAGGGCATAGTGTATGTATGCCGTCTCCGCTCTACCAATGGAACCAGCTTGGCGGACTGTATCAATCTTTTTACACAGAGTATGCCGCATATTCACTAGCTGAACTCCGGGAATTATTCCGGCAGGCGGAGCAGCAGTGGCTGGCTTGGATCGGGACATTAACCGAAGAAGAATTATTTACCCAAGGCATCCGCGGGTGGACCGGCAGCAAGGACAACTGGCCGATGGTCCGCTGGATTCACATCAATTCGGCAGCGCCGTTTAAGAGCTTCCGGGCAAAAATTAGAAAGTGGAAAAAGCACCTATCTTCCAGGAACAATATGGTAGAATATTGA
- a CDS encoding GyrI-like domain-containing protein — MNLRRQAMPEQASEGYSPQVKPVILRMVEEMNQMELPSEVFVEQVTEYCTIVDRPEMNIVGIALPLTYESRGYGGYYGFEHASCTLNDYFYTKKLISEGDIALLSGIISQHIKGRDIVTVRTEVKGDGNYKVVVGYEVSSFEGLPECLPEYTETLTVPACRYAKVLINETQQDGRIGYGERMHADEYFVGEFRHDTSYVYNPAGLGFNTYDDSGDILTKYEPVLIPENTAERFASIRCKVVALPEMKIACSVTPPDSEDFVISKYFKVQDQVFATEAAKYYLHDYYGFPTNSDQEGKINSCFGTRVSTFDSLPDCVEKITLPGGIYLHITQLEVNGDNPGIPYDVAFNHLDELFLSTHPEYQRDWSRHVIARFRQANCASVFVPLSK; from the coding sequence ATGAATCTAAGAAGGCAAGCAATGCCGGAGCAAGCATCTGAAGGTTACAGCCCCCAAGTAAAACCGGTAATCCTGAGAATGGTCGAGGAGATGAACCAGATGGAGCTTCCAAGTGAAGTATTCGTAGAACAGGTCACTGAATATTGCACAATTGTGGACAGACCAGAGATGAACATTGTTGGCATTGCCCTGCCGCTTACCTATGAAAGCCGGGGATACGGCGGTTATTATGGTTTTGAGCATGCGAGCTGCACGCTGAATGACTACTTTTATACGAAAAAACTGATCTCAGAGGGCGATATAGCGTTACTCTCCGGCATTATCAGCCAGCACATCAAAGGCAGAGATATTGTCACGGTCAGAACAGAGGTGAAAGGCGACGGGAATTACAAAGTGGTTGTTGGATATGAGGTGAGCAGCTTTGAGGGGCTGCCGGAATGTCTGCCGGAATATACGGAGACGCTTACAGTACCCGCCTGCCGTTATGCCAAAGTTCTGATCAACGAAACTCAGCAGGACGGACGGATCGGCTATGGCGAACGCATGCATGCGGATGAATACTTCGTCGGCGAATTCCGCCATGACACCAGCTATGTCTATAACCCCGCCGGGCTTGGATTCAATACATATGATGACTCGGGGGATATCCTCACCAAATATGAGCCTGTCCTAATTCCGGAGAATACCGCAGAACGTTTTGCCTCTATTCGCTGTAAGGTGGTTGCTTTGCCGGAGATGAAAATCGCCTGTAGCGTAACACCGCCCGATTCTGAGGATTTTGTGATTTCGAAATATTTTAAGGTTCAAGATCAGGTGTTTGCCACAGAGGCGGCTAAATACTATCTCCATGATTATTACGGGTTTCCGACGAACAGCGATCAGGAAGGGAAGATCAACTCCTGTTTTGGCACAAGAGTCAGTACCTTTGATTCGCTTCCGGATTGTGTGGAGAAGATCACTTTGCCAGGCGGCATCTATCTGCACATTACCCAGCTCGAAGTAAATGGCGATAACCCGGGCATTCCATATGATGTAGCGTTTAATCATCTGGATGAGCTGTTCCTGTCTACGCATCCCGAATACCAGCGTGACTGGAGCAGGCACGTGATCGCCCGGTTCCGGCAGGCCAATTGTGCTTCTGTATTTGTACCGCTTTCTAAGTAG